From Carya illinoinensis cultivar Pawnee chromosome 5, C.illinoinensisPawnee_v1, whole genome shotgun sequence, one genomic window encodes:
- the LOC122311092 gene encoding ubiquitin-conjugating enzyme E2 10-like isoform X2: protein MAARRILKELKDLQRDPPTSCSAGPVAADMFHWQATIMGPNDSPYAGGVFVVTIQFPPDYPFKPPKVAFRTKVFHPNINSNGNICLDILKEQWSPALTISKVLLSICSLLTDPNPDDPLVPEIAHMCKTDKFKYESTARSWTQKYAMG from the exons ATGGCAGCACGGAGAATATTGAAGGAGCTCAAGGACTTGCAGAGAGATCCACCAACTTCATGCAGTGCAG GTCCTGTGGCTGCGGATATGTTCCATTGGCAAGCAACCATCATGGGTCCAAATGACAGTCCCTATGCTGGAGGTGTTTTCGTTGTGACAATCCAGTTCCCACCTGATTATCCTTTCAAACCCCCAAAG GTTGCCTTCAGGACCAAGGTGTTCCATCCAAACATAAACAGTAATGGGAATATATGCTTGGACATACTCAAGGAACAATGGAGCCCTGCACTCACCATATCTAAG GTTTTACTCTCCATATGCTCCTTGCTAACTGACCCAAACCCGGATGATCCTCTCGTTCCTGAGATTGCTCACATGTGCAAGACTGATAAATTCAAGTATGAGTCCACCGCTCGGAGCTGGACGCAAAAGTATGCCATGGGCTAA
- the LOC122309818 gene encoding basic leucine zipper 23: MDDGELDFSNQEAFSSPNMGELPRSCSMDSFFEELLKDSHACTHTHTCNPPGPDSSHTHTCFHVHTKIVPASSDDKIATDDTAESTEKNCKKRPKGNREAVRKYREKKKARAASLEDEVVRLRALNQQLLKRLQGQAALEAEIARLKCLLVDIRGRIEGEIGSFPYQKSVNPNLSNPSMPGPYVMNPCNMQCDDQVYCLHPVVDGKSGEDALLNGQGLNGCEFENIQCLANQNSVSKELPGCGMGYLASDVNSSGTNKRKGGTRAAKAS; the protein is encoded by the exons ATGGACGACGGGGAGCTGGATTTCTCGAACCAGGAAGCTTTTTCAAGTCCAAATATGGGGGAGCTTCCAAGAAGTTGCTCAATGGATAGTTTCTTTGAGGAACTTCTTAAGGACAGTCACGCTTGTACTCACACTCACACTTGCAACCCACCCGGCCCTGATTCTTCGCACACGCACACCTGTTTTCATGTGCACACTAAAATAGTACCGGCCTCAAGTGACGACAAGATTGCCACGGATGATACTGCGGAGTCCACTGAAAAGAATTGCAAGAAACGCCCGAAAGGCAATCGGGAAGCAGTTCGGAAGTACCGTGAGAAAAAGAAAGCCCGAGCTGCATCGTTGGAGGATGAAGTTGTGCGATTAAGGGCTTTGAATCAGCAGTTGTTAAAGAGGTTGCAGGGTCAAGCTGCATTGGAGGCAGAAATTGCAAGGCTGAAGTGTTTGCTTGTGGATATTCGAGGAAGGATTGAAGGGGAGATTGGATCGTTTCCATATCAGAAATCCGTCAATCCCAACTTGTCTAATCCTAGCATGCCTGGGCCATATGTGATGAACCCATGTAACATGCAGTGTGACGATCAGGTCTATTGTCTTCATCCAGTGGTGGATGGCAAAAGTGGAGAGGACGCATTATTGAATGGGCAAGGCCTTAATGGCTGTGAATTTGAGAATATTCAGTGTTTGGCAAATCAGAATTCGGTGTCGAAGGAGCTTCCTGGTTGTGGTATGGGGTATTTAGCCTCCGATGTCAATTCTTCTGGCACAAATAAGAGGAAAG GAGGGACTCGTGCAGCAAAAGCAAGTTGA
- the LOC122311092 gene encoding ubiquitin-conjugating enzyme E2 10-like isoform X1: MRTFISPKGVVDIFLHLQLPPNTSPIKYTTTHLPFSTRRILKELKDLQRDPPTSCSAGPVAADMFHWQATIMGPNDSPYAGGVFVVTIQFPPDYPFKPPKVAFRTKVFHPNINSNGNICLDILKEQWSPALTISKVLLSICSLLTDPNPDDPLVPEIAHMCKTDKFKYESTARSWTQKYAMG; the protein is encoded by the exons ATGCGCACTTTCATCAGTCCAAAAGGAGTTGTGGACATCTTCCTTCATCTGCAGCTCCCTCCCAATACCTCCCCCATTAAATACACCACCACGCACCTTCCCTTCAGCA CACGGAGAATATTGAAGGAGCTCAAGGACTTGCAGAGAGATCCACCAACTTCATGCAGTGCAG GTCCTGTGGCTGCGGATATGTTCCATTGGCAAGCAACCATCATGGGTCCAAATGACAGTCCCTATGCTGGAGGTGTTTTCGTTGTGACAATCCAGTTCCCACCTGATTATCCTTTCAAACCCCCAAAG GTTGCCTTCAGGACCAAGGTGTTCCATCCAAACATAAACAGTAATGGGAATATATGCTTGGACATACTCAAGGAACAATGGAGCCCTGCACTCACCATATCTAAG GTTTTACTCTCCATATGCTCCTTGCTAACTGACCCAAACCCGGATGATCCTCTCGTTCCTGAGATTGCTCACATGTGCAAGACTGATAAATTCAAGTATGAGTCCACCGCTCGGAGCTGGACGCAAAAGTATGCCATGGGCTAA
- the LOC122309139 gene encoding probable receptor-like serine/threonine-protein kinase At5g57670 — protein MTVEEEVKAVEKKKVLVGIRMDSHSRELLSWAIVKVAKPGDCVVAVHVCRNPDQASENKNLLDCYLEVYEGLCTVKKVDLTGHIFTGSSVRRVLAREAKNQSAVAVVVGISKQSSLGGWASIAKYCTRRLPSTTDVLAIHNGRIVFRRFTNNQLPGFKGDPKPSFTHIEVPTSKECPSEFGDSEAESEKSVCEVVQNSRDGLRHNGENLKDEVFNLACEHNKLTLIYTGDPSEQRLGWPLLRRTSSSIPQTPHARNMSVVQWVMSLPDRSPELSHHCSTIKETALERDIGDILHESAKKNGASALRELPKGLELLLKSDLSGCKWFSHEVLKTATSQFSSENMIGKGGCNRAYKGILPDGKPVAVKIPKSTKEAWKDFALEVDIISSLKHKNIMPLLGVCIEDNAPISVHDYLSKGSLEENLHGKHKDKSVLSWEARCKISVGIAEALNYLHNECSRPVIHRDVKSSNILLSDEMEPQLSDFGLAIWGPTNSSFMTQGDVVGTFGYLAPEYFMYGKVSDKIDVYAFGVVLLELLTGRKSIGSETPKGQESLVMWAKPIIESADVKGILDPNLEGKYDDVQLRRMVLAAKLCITRAARLRPNMSQILKLLKGDKCVEELVSFQKGDLKDDSENLENNDDEVYPNSSAELHLSLALLDVGDDTTSYSSVDQSNSLSSEEFLKDRWSRSSSFE, from the exons ATGACAGTTGAGGAGGAAGTAAAAGCTGTTGAGAAGAAAAAAGTCTTGGTTGGCATTCGAATGGACAGCCATAGCAGAGAGCTGCTCAGCTGGGCTATTGTGAAAGTAGCCAAGCCTGGAGATTGCGTGGTTGCAGTTCATGTTTGTCGAAATCCTG ATCAGGCTTCGGAAAACAAGAACTTGTTGGATTGTTATTTAGAAGTTTATGAAGGCTTATGTACTGTAAAGAAG GTTGATCTCACCGGTCATATCTTCACAGGAAGTTCAGTCCGAAGGGTTCTGGCGAGAGAAGCAAAGAACCAATCTGCAGTGGCAGTCGTTGTAGGGATAAGCAAGCAAAGCTCTCTCGG GGGTTGGGCTTCCATAGCCAAATATTGCACCAGGAGACTCCCTTCAACAACCGATGTTTTGGCTATCCACAACGGAAGAATTGTCTTCAGAAGGTTCACCAATAATCAACTACCAG GCTTTAAAGGAGATCCAAAACCAAGTTTCACTCATATAGAAGTTCCCACTTCCAAAGAATGCCCATCTGAATTTGGTGACTCCGAGGCAGAGTCTGAGAAATCTGTTTGTGAAGTGGTTCAAAACTCCAGAGACGGTTTAAGACATAATGGGGAAAACTTGAAGGATGAAGTTTTCAACCTTGCATGCGAACACAACAAACTTACTTTGATATATACAGGAGACCCTTCAGAGCAGAGACTTGGTTGGCCGTTACTCCGTAGAACTAGTTCATCAATTCCACAAACTCCACATGCAAGGAATATGTCTGTGGTGCAATGGGTAATGAGCTTACCAGATCGTTCCCCAGAGCTTAGTCATCATTGTTCAACTATAAAAGAAACTGCGTTGGAAAGAGATATCGGAGACATTTTGCATGAGAGCGCCAAAAAGAATGGTGCCTCTGCATTGCGTGAGCTGCCAAAAGGCTTGGAGCTTCTCCTCAAATCAGACTTATCAGGCTGCAAATGGTTCAGTCATGAGGTTCTGAAGACTGCAACTTCTCAGTTCTCCTCAG AAAATATGATTGGGAAAGGAGGTTGTAATCGTGCATATAAGGGAATTCTTCCAGATGGAAAGCCAGTGGCAGTAAAGATTCCGAAGTCAACGAAAGAAGCATGGAAGGATTTTGCCCTTGAAGTTGATATCATCTCCTCACTGAAGCACAAAAACATCATGCCCTTGCTTGGGGTCTGCATCGAAGATAATGCTCCAATCTCGGTTCATGACTACCTGTCTAAAGGAAGCTTAGAGGAAAACCTTCATG GTAAACACAAAGATAAATCTGTGTTGTCATGGGAAGCGAGATGTAAGATATCTGTTGGAATTGCTGAAGCTCTAAATTACCTACATAACGAATGCTCTCGGCCTGTTATTCACAGAGATGTCAAGTCTTCAAACATTCTACTCTCTGACGAGATGGAACCACAG TTGTCTGATTTTGGGCTTGCAATATGGGGACCAACAAATTCATCATTTATGACTCAAGGCGATGTAGTAGGAACATTTGGTTATCTTGCTCCTGAATATTTCATGTATGGGAAAGTAAGTGACAAGATTGATGTGTATGCCTTTGGTGTAGTTCTTCTTGAATTGTTAACAGGGCGAAAATCAATTGGTTCTGAGACTCCCAAAGGACAAGAGAGCTTGGTCATGTGG GCAAAGCCAATAATAGAGAGTGCAGATGTTAAAGGCATATTGGATCCAAATTTGGAGGGAAAATATGATGATGTTCAGCTGCGGAGAATGGTTCTTGCTGCAAAACTCTGTATCACACGGGCGGCTAGGCTTCGCCCTAACATGAGTCAG ATACTGAAGCTCCTAAAAGGTGATAAATGTGTTGAAGAATTGGTGAGTTTCCAGAAGGGTGATCTTAAGGATGATTCAGAAAACCTGGAAAACAATGATGACGAGGTCTATCCGAACTCTAGTGCAGAGTTACATTTGAGTCTTGCATTGCTTGATGTTGGCGATGATACCACATCATATAGTAGTGTGGATCAGAGCAACAGTCTTTCTTCAGAAGAATTCTTGAAAGATAGATGGAGCAGGTCATCCAGTTTTGAGTAG